The Calditrichota bacterium genome includes the window TCGGGTGGGACTGAAGGACACCGCCGGCGTCGTCACGGTGCATATTCTGCGGCGGAGCGGGGAGACCTACCGCGAGGTCGCGGAGTTCGATACGCCGCCCGTCGAAGGGCCGCGCGCCGCAGTCTGGGCGGCGCGGGAAGTTGCCGTCAGGATCGGCGACCGGTCGAATCCAAATCCCTGGCCCGGAATGCCTCCCAATCTGCCGGGCATTGCCTTCCAACGCTACTACACCGCACTTGCTAGCCTGACCCGGGAAACGACTCAAGCGCCGCTCGACAGTCTGCGGCAACTCGCTGCCGACTATCCCAAGTGGGCAGCGCCCCGAATCGCATTCGCGAGCCACCTCCTGCAGAGCAATCCGGGGCTTTATCCAGACGAGATCGACTCGCTGCTGACCGAGGCTCTTCATGTCGAACCGGACCGTGCCGAAGGGCTCCTGCAATATGGTCGGTTCAACCTCGAGTTTCGCCGCTGGGACGAAGCCGAGTCGGCGCTCAAGTTGGCTTTCCACTATGGCCCCGATGATCCGCGGGTCTATCTCTACTTGGCACGGCTATCAGAAGCGCGACTTGCCGACCTCCGATTGAAGTCGCGGATTGACCTCCTCGAGCGGGCGATCGTCCTCGATCCCGGCTATGAGGCGGCGCGGCTGCTCCTGGCAAGTGAGTGGAAACGTCGCGGGCGCCGGCCGATCGCCCATAAGGTGCTTGAAGACGGCCTCGCGATCAATCAAAAATCGCCGACGCTGCTTCTGTCGAAGTCGTCGCTCGAGATCGAAATGACCCGCTTTCCGGCAGCCATCGCGACCTGCGATTCGCTCCTTACATACTCGCCCCGTCATCCGAAGGCACTCTATAACCGCGGCCTGGCGCTTATCGGGGTAAAACGTTACGATGAAGCGGTCGGGTCCTTCAAGGAGTCGCTCGAAGCCGGCGGGACGCCCGAAAATTACTACTACCTCGGAGTCGTCCATCAGAAAACGGGACGTTACGAGGAGGCCATTAAATGGTATCAGCGACGCTTCGCTGCCC containing:
- a CDS encoding tetratricopeptide repeat protein; this encodes MFLTDHLAYLSGWIPFGLGIIPLVGGAFTFIWWTVWKGTGFYTVRRFRLVLLIGWASVVTLYTALWSLKPPPPVPIRVHTILYDPTYYTTGAWRTQLVSETIQNRLVASPDPINVRIGNFTPGSWFVPPDPHALDRLLLDLRVNYIVRVGLKDTAGVVTVHILRRSGETYREVAEFDTPPVEGPRAAVWAAREVAVRIGDRSNPNPWPGMPPNLPGIAFQRYYTALASLTRETTQAPLDSLRQLAADYPKWAAPRIAFASHLLQSNPGLYPDEIDSLLTEALHVEPDRAEGLLQYGRFNLEFRRWDEAESALKLAFHYGPDDPRVYLYLARLSEARLADLRLKSRIDLLERAIVLDPGYEAARLLLASEWKRRGRRPIAHKVLEDGLAINQKSPTLLLSKSSLEIEMTRFPAAIATCDSLLTYSPRHPKALYNRGLALIGVKRYDEAVGSFKESLEAGGTPENYYYLGVVHQKTGRYEEAIKWYQRRFAALKSSDDQGAKSARARIEMLRAWLADTTRSRPTLNVDHEVEAAADD